A region of Apus apus isolate bApuApu2 chromosome 14, bApuApu2.pri.cur, whole genome shotgun sequence DNA encodes the following proteins:
- the LOC127390385 gene encoding zinc finger protein 501-like, whose amino-acid sequence MDEEEELWSSRLHTYEGETFLRGTCPAEEGVISKEEENAHQDIPGPVEPEVFLSGLSKEKGSQSPAQDPVLPGRSEGVQRPLGKRQSRGKSFRSLPDTLQQRNPSVGRLMICGDCGKSFRVSTNLVQHRRIHTGEKPFSCPECGESFRQRSHLVQHRRIHTGERPYECSECGKSFRVSSKLIRHQVTHTGEKPYKCAECGKGFSGNSQLVQHQRVHTGEKPYGCSRCGKSFSVSSALTRHRRVHTGERPYPCGECGKSFSQSSELMKHQRVHSGEKPYECSECGKSFSASSALTQHRRFHTGQRPYGCAECGKSFTLSSHLLQHRRCHTGERPFGCSRCGKSFLWRSALLRHQRVHSGERPYPCPQCGSRFRQSAHLAQHQRTHTGERPYACPDCGKGFTVSSALLRHRRVHRTGEP is encoded by the exons atggatgaggaggaggaactgTGGAGCTCCCGCCTCCACACCTATGAAGGGGAGACCTTTCTGCGTGGCACCTGTCCAG CTGAAGAGGGAGTTATCAGCAAGGAAGAGGAGAATGCCCACCAAGACATCCCTGGGCCAGTGGAGCCTGAGGTTTTCCTCTCAGGACTCTCCAAAGAGAAGGGTTCCCAGAGCCCTGCACAGGACCCAGTGCTCCCAGGCAGGTCAGAAGGGGTTCAGAGACCTCTGGGGAAGAGGCAAAGCCGAGGGAAAAGTTTTAGGAGCCTGCCAGATACTCTCCAGCAGAGAAACCCTTCTGTGGGGAGACTGATGATATGTGGGGACTGTGGGAAGAGCTTTCGGGTGAGCACCAACCTGGTCCAGCATCGGAGGATCCACACTGGAGAGAAACCCTTTTCCTGCCCGGAGTGCGGGGAGAGTTTCCGGCAGCGCTCGCATCTCGTCCAGCACCGGAGGATCCACACGGGGGAGAGGCCCTACGAGTGCTCCGAGTGCGGGAAGAGCTTCCGCGTCAGCTCCAAGCTGATCCGGCACCAGGTCACCCACACTGGGGAGAAGCCTTACAAGTGCGCCGAGTGTGGGAAGGGCTTCTCCGGGAACTCGCAGCTCGTCCAGCACCAGCGGGTCCACACCGGGGAGAAACCCTACGGGTGCAGCCGCTGCGGGAAGAGCTTCAGCGTCAGCTCCGCCCTGACGCGGCACCGGCGCGTCCACACCGGGGAGAGACCCTACCCGTGCGGGGAGTGCGGGAAGAGCTTCAGCCAGAGCTCCGAGCTGATGAAGCACCAGCGGGTCCACAGCGGGGAGAAACCCTACGAGTGCTCCGAGTGCGGGAAGAGCTTCAGCGCCAGCTCCGCCCTCACCCAGCACCGCCGCTTCCACACGGGCCAGCGCCCCTACGGCTGCGCCGAGTGCGGGAAGAGCTTCACCCtcagctcccacctcctccagcaccGCCGCTGCCACACCGGGGAGCGCCCCTTCGGCTGCAGCCGCTGCGGGAAGAGCTTCCTCTGGAGGTCGGCGCTGCTGCGGCACCAGCGGGTGCACTCGGGGGAGCGGCCCTACCCCTGCCCGCAGTGCGGGAGCCGGTTCCGGCAGAGCGCCCACCTCGCCCAGCACCAGCGCACCCACACCGGGGAGCGGCCCTACGCCTGCCCCGACTGCGGGAAGGGCTTCACCGTCAGCTCGGCCCTCCTCCGGCACCGGCGCGTCCACAGGACCGGGGAACCCTAG